A single genomic interval of Caretta caretta isolate rCarCar2 chromosome 23, rCarCar1.hap1, whole genome shotgun sequence harbors:
- the ITIH6 gene encoding inter-alpha-trypsin inhibitor heavy chain H6, which produces MLRFCLQTKKAMHIILSDLHPDDCFNIITFSDTVHVWKAGRSIPATAHNVRTAKDYVHRMEADGWTDINKALLEAASVLIQSSPEPSPRQIPLLIFLTDGEPTAGVTSGTRILANARQALGGSVSLFGLAFGDDADYGLLRRLALENRGIARRIYEDADAALQLAGFYDEIASPLLSDVALSYRDGADLTRTLFPHYFRGAELVVAGRLAPGATELHVQAAGHGHVGPLSLENDISANATEAAPFGCSPDLGQIGQFVQRLWAYFTIQEQLRARFHSNDTAARRLLTEKATNLSLKYNFVTPVTSLVVVKPEEEEESATARATPGAPVTPLATMAAHRASKASRVMPALGATSTSLPGSGTKAAAGLPNLARALPVPGAPATSQGASKLARATPAPGTATPAPPTAHGVTKAARATPGKTPKAGNPRATAHLPPSPGSATAPPSGQQEMPPQPATKRQPHLRTERAPFSWGTAAPTVRTITDAWTGNSTAAPHHRVESEGSRGTPAAVGSIPPAADLSQWLLLLPPAESELLSAKDTAEESVESRQPPAVYSFVVAKGEKGVLDYEDYSDLSEKQDGDTDGMADLAGARFFTFSSSVDGDPHFMARLPGSAETLCFTLDGHPGDVLQLVTDPPSGLSVHGHLVGAPPRPGTADRPRTYFDAITVLVGPPPLHYMITVTLQGVALQGEGALDLPFGRPAWVSRPGLGVQVGPGANATLRLGAGLEFVVQRHRYSHPSRLQRDHLGFYVLDGSGLSAQAHGLLGQFQNAAIRLQPGAGEQPARLQRGGATVPATRVTKLLKDSPLPAHQAPCWLVKGGDVQALLGGAYGAFVVPHPLEA; this is translated from the exons ATGCTGCGTTTCTGCCTCCAGACCAAGAAGGCCATGCACATCATCCTGAGCGACCTCCACCCGGACGACTGCTTCAACATCATCACCTTCTCCGACACCGTCCACGTGTGGAAGGCCGGGCGCTCCATCCCGGCCACGGCCCACAATGTCCGCACCGCCAAGGACTACGTCCACAGAATGGAAGCTGATGGAT GGACCGACATCAACAAAGCCCTGTTGGAGGCCGCCTCGGTGCTGATCCAGAGCTCGCCGGAGCCATCCCCCCGGCAGATCCCATTGCTCATCTTCCTGACGGACGGGGAGCCCACGGCGGGCGTGACCTCAGGCACTCGCATCCTGGCCAATGCCCGGCAGGCGCTGGGCGGCTCCGTCTCCCTGTTTGGCCTGGCCTTTGGGGACGATGCTGACTATGGGCTGCTGCGGCGCCTGGCGCTGGAGAACCGGGGCATCGCCCGGCGCATCTATGAGGACGCCGATGCCGCCCTGCAGCTCGCCGGCTTCTACGACGAGATCGCTAGCCCACTGCTGTCCGACGTGGCCCTCTCCTACCGCGACGGCGCAGACCTCACCCGCACGCTCTTCCCCCACTACTTCCGGGGCGCTGAGCTGGTGGTGGCCGGACGGCTGGCCCCGGGAGCCACTGAGCTGCACGTCCAGGCTGCAGGCCATGGGCACGTCGGGCCGCTGAGCCTGGAGAACGATATCTCGGCCAACGCCACGGAGGCCGCCCCGTTCGGCTGCTCTCCAGACCTGGGGCAGATCGGGCAATTCGTCCAGCGCCTCTGGGCCTACTTCACCATCCAGGAGCAGCTCCGGGCCCGGTTCCACTCCAACGACACTGCTGCGCGCCGGCTGCTCACTGAAAAGGCCACCAACCTCTCGCTGAAGTATAACTTTGTCACGCCCGTCACCTCACTGGTGGTGGTCAagccagaagaggaggaggagagtgccACGGCTCGGGCCACGCCAGGGGCTCCTGTTACACCCCTGGCCACCATGGCGGCCCACCGTGCCAGCAAAGCTTCCAGAGTCATGCCCGCTCTGGGGGCCACATCCACCTCGCTGCCTGGGAGTGGCACCAAAGCTGCCGCAGGCCTCCCCAACCTAGCCAGAGCCTTGCCCGTCCCAGGAGCACCTGCCACGTCCCAGGGCGCCTCCAAACTAGCCCGAGCCACACCGGCACCTGGCACGGCCACGccagctcctcccacagcccacGGTGTCACCAAGGCAGCCAGAGCCACACCCGGAAAAACACCCAAAGCTGGGAACCCCAGGGCCACAGCTCATCTGCCGCCGAGCCCAGGATCAGCCACGGCACCCCCTTCCGGCCAGCAGGAGATGCCCCCGCAACCGGCCACCAAGCGCCAGCCACATCTCAGAACAGAGAGGGCCCCCTTCTCATGGGGCACAGCAGCTCCCACGGTCCGGACTATCACAGACGCCTGGACTGGCAACAGCACGGCTGCCCCCCACCACAGGGTGGAGTCCGAGGGCTCCCGGGGCACGCCGGCCGCTGTGGGATCCATCCCACCTGCCGCCGACCTCAGCCAGTGGCTGCTGCTGTTGCCGCCAGCAGAGTCAGAACTGCTGTCGGCAAAGGACACGGCCGAGGAATCCGTGGAGTCCCGCCAACCGCCGGCCGTGTACAGCTTTGTGGTGGCCAAaggagagaagg GTGTCCTGGATTATGAAGACTACTCAG ACCTGTCAGAGAAACAGGACGGTGACACAG ATGGCATGGCAGACCTGGCTGGTGCCAGATTCTTCACTTTCTCCTCCTCAG TGGATGGAGACCCTCATTTCATGGCACGACTGCCCGGCTCCGCTGAGACGCTGTGCTTTACGCTGGATGGGCACCCAGGAGACGTGCTCCAGCTGGTGACAGACCCCCCCAGCG GCCTGTCAGTCCACGGCCACCTGGTTGGCGCCCCGCCACGGCCGGGCACGGCGGATCGGCCACGCACCTACTTCGACGCCATCACCGTACTGGTGGGGCCTCCCCCGCTCCACTACATGATCACCGTGACGCTCCAGGGCGTGgcgctgcagggggagggggccctgGATCTGCCCTTCGGCCGCCCGGCTTGGGTCAGCCGCcccgggctgggggtgcaggtggggccGGGCGCCAACGCGACGCTGCGGCTGGGCGCCGGGCTGGAGTTCGTGGTCCAGCGCCATCGGTACAGCCACCCCAGCCGCCTGCAGAGAGACCACCTGGGCTTCTACGTGCTGGACGGCAGCGGGCTCTCGGCCCAGGCCCACGGGCTGCTGG GTCAGTTCCAGAACGCGGCCATCCGACTGCAGCCGGGCGCCGGGGAACAGCCGGCCCGGCTACAGAGGGGCGGGGCCACGGTGCCGGCCACGCGGGTCACCAAGCTGCTGAAGGACTCGCCCCTGCCGGCCCACCAGGCCCCCTGCTGGCTGGTGAAGGGCGGCGACGTGCAGGCCCTGCTGGGCGGGGCCTACGGCGCCTTCGTGGTCCCCCATCCACTGGAGGCGTGA